A portion of the Parambassis ranga chromosome 22, fParRan2.1, whole genome shotgun sequence genome contains these proteins:
- the LOC114427715 gene encoding B2 bradykinin receptor-like isoform X3 translates to MALSPTSIPANLSNDSTQQYSSCSTDIPYVSMIATYIMIISVLGIIFNVFVLMVFFFHKTPCTVAEIYLGNLAGADLLLTSFLPFWAVYVRNKFNWTLGNTMCRLVNTVIHMNANCSNYFLVLVSIDRYLALVHPLSHETMRRPGFAKCGCLLVWGLGLLLSVPTIVYRKTKTDYSNVTICFLDLDENAYLTFQLVLITFGFVIPICIISFCTVKILKALKNRMADGVHAQKMENKATTLVLVVLLAFLICWVPFHVMRILSLLSRYKIVPGCDFFRNLVYSRQFFSYFAFFNSVLNPILYVVVGKNFRKKAKELFKQCNTQRTTGIAS, encoded by the exons ATGGCTCTCTCACCTACAAG CATCCCTGCCAACCTCAGCAATGATTCCACACAGCAATATTCATCATGTTCTACTGACATACCCTATGTCAGTATGATTGCGACCTACATCATGATCATCAGTGTGCTGGGAATCatctttaatgtgtttgtgctgatggTTTTCTTCTTCCACAAGACGCCCTGCACCGTGGCTGAGATCTACTTGGGCAACCTGGCTGGTGCTGACCTCCTACTAACGTCCTTTTTGCCCTTCTGGGCTGTGTATGTAAGAAACAAATTCAACTGGACTTTGGGTAACACCATGTGTCGTCTGGTAAACACTGTCATCCATATGAACGCGAACTGCAGCAACTACTTCCTCGTCCTGGTTAGCATAGATCGTTATTTGGCACTGGTGCACCCGCTCTCCCATGAAACAATGCGAAGGCCTGGTTTTGCCAAATGTGGATGTCTTCTGGTGTGGGGACTTGGTTTGCTCCTGAGTGTCCCCACTATTGtctacaggaaaacaaaaacagattacTCTAATGTTACCATATGCTTTCTTGACTTAGATGAAAACGCATATCTGACATTTCAGTTGGTGCTCATAACATTTGGCTTTGTCATCCCtatttgtattatttctttCTGTACTGTTAAAATTCTTAAGGCTTTGAAAAACAGAATGGCCGACGGTGTACATGCTCAGAAAATGGAGAACAAGGCCACCACTCTGGTCCTGGTTGTCCTCCTGGCAttcttgatctgctgggtgccATTCCATGTTATGAGGATACTAAGCCTGCTTAGTAGGTATAAGATTGTGCCTGGGTGTGATTTTTTCCGCAACTTGGTATACAGCCGACAGTTCTTCAGCTACTTTGCCTTCTTTAACAGCGTTCTCAACCCAATACTCTACGTTGTTGTAGGGAAAAACTTTCGCAAAAAAGCAAAGGAA
- the LOC114427715 gene encoding B2 bradykinin receptor-like isoform X1, with product MALSPTSIPANLSNDSTQQYSSCSTDIPYVSMIATYIMIISVLGIIFNVFVLMVFFFHKTPCTVAEIYLGNLAGADLLLTSFLPFWAVYVRNKFNWTLGNTMCRLVNTVIHMNANCSNYFLVLVSIDRYLALVHPLSHETMRRPGFAKCGCLLVWGLGLLLSVPTIVYRKTKTDYSNVTICFLDLDENAYLTFQLVLITFGFVIPICIISFCTVKILKALKNRMADGVHAQKMENKATTLVLVVLLAFLICWVPFHVMRILSLLSRYKIVPGCDFFRNLVYSRQFFSYFAFFNSVLNPILYVVVGKNFRKKAKELFKRCNTRRFTTTMTLSTRTTQMSRLQQKTS from the exons ATGGCTCTCTCACCTACAAG CATCCCTGCCAACCTCAGCAATGATTCCACACAGCAATATTCATCATGTTCTACTGACATACCCTATGTCAGTATGATTGCGACCTACATCATGATCATCAGTGTGCTGGGAATCatctttaatgtgtttgtgctgatggTTTTCTTCTTCCACAAGACGCCCTGCACCGTGGCTGAGATCTACTTGGGCAACCTGGCTGGTGCTGACCTCCTACTAACGTCCTTTTTGCCCTTCTGGGCTGTGTATGTAAGAAACAAATTCAACTGGACTTTGGGTAACACCATGTGTCGTCTGGTAAACACTGTCATCCATATGAACGCGAACTGCAGCAACTACTTCCTCGTCCTGGTTAGCATAGATCGTTATTTGGCACTGGTGCACCCGCTCTCCCATGAAACAATGCGAAGGCCTGGTTTTGCCAAATGTGGATGTCTTCTGGTGTGGGGACTTGGTTTGCTCCTGAGTGTCCCCACTATTGtctacaggaaaacaaaaacagattacTCTAATGTTACCATATGCTTTCTTGACTTAGATGAAAACGCATATCTGACATTTCAGTTGGTGCTCATAACATTTGGCTTTGTCATCCCtatttgtattatttctttCTGTACTGTTAAAATTCTTAAGGCTTTGAAAAACAGAATGGCCGACGGTGTACATGCTCAGAAAATGGAGAACAAGGCCACCACTCTGGTCCTGGTTGTCCTCCTGGCAttcttgatctgctgggtgccATTCCATGTTATGAGGATACTAAGCCTGCTTAGTAGGTATAAGATTGTGCCTGGGTGTGATTTTTTCCGCAACTTGGTATACAGCCGACAGTTCTTCAGCTACTTTGCCTTCTTTAACAGCGTTCTCAACCCAATACTCTACGTTGTTGTAGGGAAAAACTTTCGCAAAAAAGCAAAGGAACTCTTCAAGCGGTGCAACACTCGGAGATTTACAACCACCATGACCTTATCCACCCGAACAACACAGATGAGTAGGCTACAGCAGAAAACATCTTAA